A genome region from Methanoculleus sp. SDB includes the following:
- a CDS encoding histidine kinase: MTVAGDAGAAILKALKFRPGGMTVTEIARKMRFNRNSTAKHLEILRAAGKVDTRQVGTAKVYSLAQRVPLSAFLCFTRNMILILDLDLIVVQANDQYLAFAGLTKQELIGQNIREGTLPIISTPEALTIIESTQKEQVVSGISIQRGREELYYRMEVIPTIFDSGESGLTIVLQDFTEKKRHLKNMEFLARTAMELVDLPPETDIFRYIAERVADLLPERPRCWVQSFDEVKGGFFMRAIAGQAFREEAAQLAGGHDLVGMAFPLYKYFSRAPFFLNPSTMKTMREFRQRPFFEDEEVSFYTICMQQFPQEVCDTFLQTCTIAKIYLTGLVWQEQLFGVVGIGLGPDEVLENRQAIESFLRQASIAVSRRMTEERLSRSERRFEELVTLADQPAAVIDRDGRITLLNPRFSEMFGYTREDIPTGEEWFLRAFPDPEYRREAVSAWEPNLRGTAVPAPKAFVVRCGNGEEKNVVFRSILLSDGTRVITCMEKAGGR; encoded by the coding sequence ATGACGGTGGCGGGGGATGCGGGTGCTGCTATTCTGAAGGCCTTAAAATTCAGACCGGGAGGGATGACTGTCACCGAGATCGCCAGGAAGATGAGGTTTAACCGGAATTCGACCGCAAAGCACCTCGAGATACTCCGGGCGGCGGGGAAGGTCGATACCCGGCAGGTTGGAACGGCAAAGGTTTATTCGCTCGCACAGCGCGTCCCCCTCTCGGCATTTCTCTGCTTTACAAGAAATATGATCCTGATCCTGGATCTGGACCTGATTGTCGTTCAGGCGAACGACCAGTACCTCGCCTTCGCCGGGTTGACGAAGCAGGAGCTGATCGGCCAGAATATCCGGGAGGGAACGCTTCCGATCATATCCACTCCCGAGGCCCTCACCATCATCGAGTCAACTCAAAAAGAGCAGGTCGTTTCCGGTATCAGCATTCAGAGGGGGAGGGAGGAATTGTATTACAGGATGGAGGTGATCCCGACAATCTTCGATAGCGGGGAGTCGGGACTGACGATTGTGCTTCAGGATTTCACCGAAAAAAAGCGCCACCTGAAGAATATGGAGTTTTTGGCGCGGACCGCCATGGAGCTCGTGGACCTTCCCCCGGAGACGGATATTTTCCGGTATATCGCCGAGCGTGTCGCGGACCTCCTGCCGGAAAGGCCGCGGTGCTGGGTGCAGTCGTTCGACGAGGTGAAGGGGGGGTTTTTCATGCGGGCTATTGCCGGCCAGGCATTCCGCGAGGAAGCCGCACAGCTGGCGGGGGGGCATGACCTTGTCGGGATGGCGTTTCCCCTTTATAAGTACTTCTCACGTGCGCCGTTTTTCTTAAATCCCTCGACCATGAAAACCATGCGGGAGTTTCGCCAGCGCCCTTTCTTCGAGGATGAGGAGGTATCATTCTACACTATCTGCATGCAGCAGTTCCCACAGGAAGTCTGTGATACGTTTCTGCAGACCTGCACCATCGCAAAGATCTACCTCACCGGTCTTGTCTGGCAGGAGCAGCTCTTTGGGGTGGTCGGGATCGGCCTCGGGCCCGACGAGGTGCTCGAGAACCGGCAGGCGATCGAGTCGTTCCTCAGGCAGGCCTCGATTGCGGTCTCCCGCAGGATGACCGAGGAGCGGTTATCACGGAGCGAGCGGCGGTTCGAAGAACTGGTCACCCTCGCCGATCAGCCTGCCGCGGTAATCGATCGGGACGGCCGGATCACGCTTCTCAATCCACGGTTCTCGGAGATGTTCGGCTATACGCGCGAGGATATACCTACCGGGGAGGAGTGGTTTTTAAGGGCGTTCCCGGACCCGGAGTACCGCAGGGAGGCGGTTTCTGCATGGGAACCGAATCTCCGGGGTACAGCGGTGCCTGCGCCGAAGGCGTTTGTGGTGCGATGCGGGAACGGGGAGGAGAAGAATGTCGTCTTCCGGTCCATTCTCCTCTCCGACGGAACGCGGGTCATTACCTGCATGGAGAAGGCCGGCGGGCGATAA
- a CDS encoding methanogenesis-associated radical SAM protein: MAQLTVDIGGSPGTDCRGFCKYCYFKRVKGTVSLGCRYCLPFSKGCEYCTRGVKEEYAGFRSLRAVADDVLANLQMLGDIDRITISGGGDPSCYPDFRDLIEILGSMEIPLHIGYTSGKGFDDPGIAEFMVENGLREVSYTIFSANPELRRAWMHDPTPEASLDVLERLCGAIDVYAAAVVIPGVNDGEDLVRTCQWLEERGAKGLILMRFANEPQQGLILGNAPLVEGQPVQSVESFKDLVTRLNESFSMKISGTPLWDPEIGSPFALLHEPDLLKKLPKVTGRASVVTGSVAAPSLQRILQIRGYEGRVTRTEKEIACLITIDDLMALNPENLEETVIIPGRCFVHDREAEEVLSQDGVRRQVIRGPETLTADAETSMGMTRTGVLTMEMEGFADLIRLINQYGR; encoded by the coding sequence ATGGCACAGCTCACCGTTGACATCGGCGGCAGCCCCGGAACAGACTGCCGGGGTTTCTGCAAATACTGCTATTTTAAACGCGTAAAGGGCACCGTTTCCCTCGGGTGCCGGTACTGTCTTCCGTTTTCGAAAGGATGCGAGTACTGCACGCGGGGTGTGAAGGAGGAGTATGCGGGATTCCGTAGTCTTCGGGCCGTTGCCGACGACGTGCTCGCGAACCTGCAGATGCTCGGCGATATCGACAGGATCACGATCAGCGGCGGCGGCGACCCGAGCTGCTACCCGGATTTCCGGGATCTCATCGAAATCCTCGGGAGCATGGAGATCCCCCTCCATATCGGCTATACGAGCGGCAAAGGATTCGACGATCCCGGGATTGCAGAGTTTATGGTCGAGAACGGGCTTCGCGAGGTCTCCTACACGATCTTTTCGGCGAATCCCGAACTCCGGCGTGCCTGGATGCACGACCCGACTCCCGAAGCTTCCCTCGACGTGCTCGAACGCCTCTGCGGCGCGATCGACGTTTACGCCGCTGCTGTTGTCATACCCGGTGTCAACGACGGCGAAGACCTTGTCCGGACCTGCCAATGGCTCGAAGAGCGCGGGGCAAAGGGCCTGATTCTCATGCGGTTTGCGAACGAACCGCAGCAGGGGCTTATTCTGGGCAACGCGCCGCTTGTCGAAGGGCAGCCCGTGCAGTCCGTGGAATCGTTTAAGGACCTGGTCACCCGGTTAAACGAGTCGTTTTCCATGAAGATCAGCGGCACGCCGCTCTGGGACCCGGAGATAGGCTCGCCGTTTGCGCTCCTCCATGAACCCGACCTCCTGAAAAAGCTCCCCAAAGTCACGGGCCGGGCGTCTGTTGTCACCGGTTCGGTGGCGGCGCCCTCCCTCCAGCGGATCCTGCAGATACGGGGGTATGAGGGCAGGGTGACAAGGACGGAGAAGGAGATTGCCTGCCTCATCACCATCGACGACCTCATGGCGCTGAACCCTGAAAATCTTGAAGAGACGGTCATCATCCCGGGCCGCTGTTTCGTGCACGACCGGGAAGCGGAGGAGGTGCTCTCGCAGGACGGCGTGCGGCGGCAGGTTATCCGCGGCCCGGAGACGCTCACCGCCGATGCGGAAACCTCCATGGGTATGACCCGCACCGGTGTGCTCACGATGGAGATGGAAGGCTTTGCCGACCTGATCCGCCTCATCAACCAGTACGGCAGGTAG
- a CDS encoding ion transporter: MASAVSRMQIYILVLAAVIVTGVAGFMALEGLSLVDAFYFSIVTIATVGYGDISPATDAGKLLAVLLIVAGVGTFVGVVANGLEMYLSSREKQARLRKINMVVGVFFSMVGTPCLRDWAGRDQGIDGIRDALLVTAAWTKKEYNHAASRLARYDSGPVMSPADLVGMRTCLEEQRDFLLRLLENPVLFEQEAFTDLLRAMFHLSEELGHRGDRLDSLPEADMAHLLVDAKRAYLMLIPQWLQYMRHLQDTYPYLFSLAVRTNPFNPEASPVID; encoded by the coding sequence ATGGCATCCGCCGTCTCCCGCATGCAGATCTATATCCTCGTGCTGGCCGCCGTGATCGTAACAGGCGTCGCCGGTTTCATGGCCCTCGAAGGCCTGTCGCTCGTCGACGCCTTCTACTTCAGCATCGTCACCATCGCCACCGTCGGGTACGGCGACATCTCGCCCGCAACCGATGCCGGCAAGCTCCTCGCCGTTCTCCTTATCGTGGCCGGTGTCGGGACGTTTGTGGGCGTTGTCGCAAACGGTCTCGAGATGTACCTCTCGTCGCGCGAGAAGCAGGCCAGGCTCAGAAAGATCAACATGGTGGTGGGCGTCTTCTTCAGCATGGTGGGAACACCCTGCCTGCGGGACTGGGCCGGGCGTGACCAGGGGATAGACGGGATCCGGGACGCCCTTCTCGTGACGGCCGCATGGACGAAGAAGGAGTACAACCATGCCGCATCCCGCCTCGCCCGCTATGACTCCGGCCCCGTCATGTCGCCGGCCGACCTTGTCGGGATGCGGACCTGCCTCGAAGAGCAGCGTGACTTTCTCCTGCGGCTGCTCGAAAATCCGGTCCTGTTCGAGCAGGAAGCCTTCACCGATCTCTTGCGGGCGATGTTTCATTTATCCGAGGAGCTCGGCCACCGGGGGGACAGGCTGGACTCGCTTCCGGAAGCCGACATGGCACACCTGCTCGTCGATGCAAAGCGTGCCTATCTCATGCTCATTCCCCAGTGGCTGCAGTACATGCGGCACCTTCAGGACACCTACCCGTACCTCTTCTCGCTCGCGGTCCGGACAAATCCGTTCAATCCTGAAGCATCGCCTGTTATTGACTGA